The proteins below are encoded in one region of Casimicrobium huifangae:
- a CDS encoding AI-2E family transporter produces MNADANNNQKDGSDAGTPGAASKGRDQRAASENFSPATVNELSTASDAAPPVAAKAPATGPIAPIANAVARTNWWSELAPGHRALAIIAVLVALGYLLGALAPVLTPFMFGAILSYVGTPVVAWLEARRVPRAAGAVLVILAIAAFVGGMVLVVAPLVSSEVTRIAEKMPDLLTKIQDQWLPWINQTLGTAFSFDLSQLKTLAKDNAGAVGGLSAKLAGSLQFGGQVVIGLVVNLTLVPVVMFYVLRDWPQMIAGIDRMLPRPVRPTVRDMAREIDAVLSEFLRGQGMVMLALATYYCVALKIAGLEFALPVGLVTGLLVFIPYVGFGLGLMLGMLAALTQFTAPGPIIAVAAVFMVGQILEGFVLVPYLVGDRIGLHPLSVIFALMAFGQLFGFVGVLLALPASAALLVALRVMQRRLLEAEAREAQAAAAGETASPQA; encoded by the coding sequence ATGAACGCAGACGCGAACAACAACCAAAAAGACGGAAGCGACGCCGGCACGCCGGGCGCTGCCAGCAAGGGCCGCGACCAACGCGCGGCAAGCGAAAATTTTAGCCCGGCAACCGTCAACGAGCTGTCCACTGCCAGCGATGCGGCGCCGCCAGTTGCTGCGAAAGCCCCAGCCACCGGACCGATCGCACCGATCGCCAATGCTGTGGCCCGCACCAACTGGTGGAGCGAGCTGGCCCCCGGCCATCGCGCGCTGGCCATCATTGCCGTGCTGGTGGCGCTGGGTTATCTGCTGGGCGCGCTGGCGCCGGTGCTGACGCCGTTCATGTTCGGTGCCATCCTGTCGTACGTTGGCACGCCGGTGGTGGCCTGGCTAGAAGCGCGGCGTGTCCCGCGAGCTGCCGGCGCGGTGCTGGTGATTCTGGCGATCGCTGCTTTTGTGGGCGGCATGGTGCTGGTGGTGGCGCCGCTGGTGTCGTCCGAGGTGACGCGGATTGCCGAGAAGATGCCCGACCTGCTGACCAAGATTCAGGACCAGTGGCTGCCGTGGATCAACCAGACGCTGGGCACCGCGTTCTCGTTCGACCTGTCACAACTGAAGACGCTGGCCAAGGACAACGCGGGTGCCGTCGGCGGTCTGTCGGCCAAACTGGCCGGCTCACTGCAGTTTGGCGGACAAGTGGTGATCGGCCTCGTCGTCAATCTGACGCTGGTGCCGGTGGTCATGTTCTACGTGCTGCGCGACTGGCCGCAAATGATTGCCGGTATCGACCGCATGCTGCCGCGCCCGGTGCGGCCGACGGTGCGTGACATGGCGCGCGAGATCGACGCCGTGCTGTCGGAATTCCTGCGTGGTCAGGGCATGGTGATGCTGGCGCTGGCCACCTATTACTGTGTTGCACTCAAAATCGCCGGGCTGGAGTTCGCGCTGCCGGTCGGTCTGGTGACCGGATTGCTGGTATTCATTCCCTACGTTGGCTTCGGGCTCGGCCTGATGCTGGGCATGCTGGCCGCGCTGACCCAGTTCACCGCGCCGGGGCCGATCATTGCGGTGGCAGCGGTTTTCATGGTGGGCCAAATACTGGAAGGCTTCGTGCTGGTGCCCTATCTGGTGGGCGATCGCATTGGCCTGCATCCGCTGTCGGTCATCTTTGCCCTGATGGCATTCGGCCAATTGTTCGGGTTTGTCGGCGTGCTGCTGGCGTTGCCGGCCAGCGCGGCGCTGCTGGTGGCGCTGCGCGTCATGCAGCGCCGGCTGCTGGAGGCAGAAGCGCGGGAAGCGCAAGCGGCAGCGGCTGGCGAAACCGCGTCGCCACAGGCTTGA
- a CDS encoding histone deacetylase family protein produces the protein MKTIYNAVHAAHRAEYEFFRGEKVPAFEKPERADWVHAAVQRAGLGEVLSPQAHDDAAILKVHAEPYVRFLRGAHDEFLALGGQGSAFPAVWAIRGMRSDIEPKNFAARMGLYSFDAGSPLTAGTWQATRTGADCALTAVDLLNAGERSAFVLTRPPGHHAGRDFFGGYCFLNHAAIAAQALRDAGCARVAILDVDYHHGNGTQDIFYDRADVLFVSIHGDPLTEYPFFLGHADETGRGAGLGFNCNLPLPAGTTADAWFAALDQALARIAAFKPDALVVSLGVDTFEGDPISHFKLKTADYPRMGERIAALRLPTLFAMEGGYAVAEIGDNVVGVLTGAA, from the coding sequence ATGAAAACGATCTACAACGCGGTGCACGCCGCGCATCGGGCCGAATACGAATTTTTCCGTGGCGAGAAAGTCCCGGCATTTGAGAAGCCAGAACGTGCCGACTGGGTGCACGCTGCTGTGCAACGCGCAGGCTTGGGCGAGGTGCTGTCGCCGCAGGCGCACGACGACGCGGCGATCCTCAAAGTCCATGCTGAGCCTTACGTCCGCTTTCTGCGTGGTGCGCACGATGAGTTTCTGGCCCTTGGCGGGCAAGGCTCGGCGTTTCCCGCAGTGTGGGCGATTCGCGGTATGCGCAGTGACATTGAGCCGAAGAATTTCGCGGCGCGTATGGGGCTCTACTCGTTCGATGCCGGTTCTCCGCTGACTGCCGGCACCTGGCAGGCGACCCGAACGGGGGCCGACTGCGCGCTGACTGCGGTTGACCTGCTCAATGCCGGTGAGCGGAGCGCGTTCGTGCTGACGCGGCCACCAGGACATCACGCCGGGCGTGACTTCTTCGGTGGTTATTGCTTTCTGAACCACGCTGCCATCGCCGCGCAGGCGCTACGCGATGCGGGTTGCGCGCGGGTAGCGATTCTTGACGTCGATTACCACCACGGCAACGGCACGCAGGACATTTTCTACGACCGCGCCGACGTACTGTTCGTCAGCATTCATGGTGACCCGCTGACCGAGTACCCGTTCTTTCTCGGTCACGCCGACGAGACGGGGCGTGGCGCCGGGCTTGGCTTCAATTGCAATTTGCCGTTGCCAGCTGGCACCACGGCAGACGCGTGGTTTGCTGCGCTCGATCAGGCGCTCGCGCGAATTGCAGCTTTCAAGCCGGACGCGCTGGTGGTGTCGCTCGGTGTCGACACCTTCGAGGGCGATCCGATTTCGCACTTCAAGCTGAAAACCGCCGACTATCCACGCATGGGCGAACGCATCGCGGCGCTCAGGCTGCCGACGCTGTTTGCCATGGAAGGTGGCTACGCGGTCGCGGAGATTGGCGATAACGTTGTCGGCGTGTTGACCGGCGCCGCCTGA
- the purN gene encoding phosphoribosylglycinamide formyltransferase, with protein MSAPDNQRKRIAVLISGRGSNMAALLRNDCGGDVVVVGSNKADAKGLDVARDAGIATFAISHRDYADREAFDAALVAALNEYQPDLVVLAGFMRILTPVFVNAFAGRLINIHPSLLPSFPGLDTHERALADGVKLHGCTVHFVTPELDRGPIIAQAAVQVDDEDTPDTLAAKVLTQEHQILPYAVRLFCEGRLAVEGLRVRTRPARGG; from the coding sequence ATGAGCGCACCCGACAATCAACGCAAGCGCATTGCGGTGCTGATCTCGGGCCGCGGCTCGAACATGGCTGCCCTGTTGCGCAACGACTGCGGCGGCGATGTGGTGGTGGTCGGCAGCAACAAGGCCGATGCGAAGGGGCTCGACGTTGCGCGTGATGCCGGCATCGCAACCTTCGCCATCAGCCACCGCGACTACGCCGATCGCGAAGCCTTCGACGCTGCGCTGGTTGCCGCCCTGAACGAATACCAGCCCGATCTGGTCGTACTCGCCGGTTTCATGCGCATTCTCACGCCGGTGTTCGTCAATGCCTTTGCTGGTCGGCTGATCAATATCCATCCGTCCTTGCTGCCGAGCTTTCCGGGGCTCGACACCCATGAGCGCGCGCTGGCCGATGGCGTCAAGCTGCACGGCTGCACGGTGCATTTCGTCACTCCCGAACTCGATCGCGGCCCGATCATTGCGCAGGCGGCGGTGCAGGTGGACGATGAGGACACGCCCGACACACTGGCGGCCAAGGTGCTCACCCAGGAGCATCAGATCCTGCCTTACGCAGTTCGGCTGTTCTGCGAAGGGCGACTGGCCGTCGAAGGGTTACGGGTGCGTACCCGCCCAGCGCGTGGTGGATAA
- a CDS encoding HdaA/DnaA family protein translates to MVQAPQIPFDFFAPTPASFDSFVVGDNAEVVTSLYALTDRASPVKPPPAVAIWGGPTVGKSHLLAATAAATNADNPGAAVLLAAGDAFPADPFVSARLICVDDADRLTAAQQGWLFTAFNHIVPSGGTVVVSGRTPPAQWPLRDDLRTRLGSGLIFELVAIPQDALPGALVEHAARRGFQLSDEVLTYILSRSRRDVASLWQIVNGIDALSLARKRAVTVPLLREYLARNNLSDSGASEV, encoded by the coding sequence ATGGTTCAGGCCCCGCAGATTCCGTTCGACTTTTTTGCGCCCACGCCGGCGAGTTTTGACAGTTTTGTCGTTGGTGACAACGCCGAAGTTGTCACTAGCCTGTATGCGTTGACTGACCGGGCATCGCCGGTCAAACCGCCGCCTGCGGTCGCAATCTGGGGCGGGCCTACTGTCGGGAAGAGTCATCTGCTGGCGGCGACCGCAGCAGCGACGAATGCCGACAATCCGGGCGCGGCCGTGCTGCTTGCCGCCGGCGACGCCTTCCCCGCCGATCCCTTCGTGTCTGCCCGCTTGATCTGCGTTGACGACGCCGACCGACTCACCGCTGCGCAGCAGGGCTGGCTGTTCACCGCCTTCAACCACATCGTTCCCTCCGGTGGAACCGTTGTAGTGAGTGGTCGCACACCGCCAGCGCAGTGGCCTTTACGTGATGATCTGCGCACCCGACTCGGCAGCGGGCTGATTTTCGAGCTGGTCGCGATCCCGCAGGATGCGCTGCCCGGCGCGCTAGTGGAACACGCGGCAAGACGAGGTTTCCAGCTCAGTGACGAAGTGCTTACTTACATATTGAGCCGCTCCAGACGGGATGTTGCGTCGCTCTGGCAGATTGTGAACGGTATCGACGCCCTGTCACTCGCGCGCAAACGCGCGGTCACCGTTCCACTGTTGCGAGAGTATCTGGCGCGCAACAACCTGTCCGACTCGGGGGCGTCAGAAGTCTGA
- a CDS encoding hydantoinase B/oxoprolinase family protein — MKTSDSGRPASSSQWQFWVDRGGTFTDIVARRPDGSLVTHKLLSENPERYRDAAVQGVRELLGVKPGDAIPAELIEAVKMGTTVATNALLERKGERTLLVVSRGFRDQLRIAYQARPKLFVRKIELPELLYESVVEVDERVGAHGDVVTPLNEAAARADLQAAFNKGFRAVAICLMHGYRYSAHENALKAIAQQIGFPQISVSHEVSPLMKFVSRGDTTVVDAYLSPILRRYVEQVQSSLGDVRLQFMQSSGGLTDAHRFQGKDAILSGPAGGIVGAAAVTQLAGFDKMIGFDMGGTSTDVTHFAGEYERAFETEVAGVRLRAPIMQIHTVAAGGGSICTFDGSKFRVGPESAGANPGPAAYRRGGPLTVTDCNVMVGKLRPELFPAVFGPGGDQPLDTGAVIAKFAQLAAEVERATGQKKTPEAIAAGFLRIAVENMANAIKHISVQRGYDVTEYTLTCFGGAGGQHACLVADALGMQRVYIHPFAGVLSAYGMGLADVRTLRQAAVEKPLSDELLAALGSEFTTLGSGARGDVEAQGLAPAQVRVVNTVALKYDGTDTTIELPVTATTRQATLVEAFETTYRQRYGFLMPGRALVIEAISAEAIGQTQSASEAAPVLAARPAGLLARAQVHAWMDDADRETGVYYREDLRPGDVITGPAIIKEPIATTVVEPEWRALVTPLNHLVLERTQVKQRAHAIGTTADPVLLEVFNNLFMAIAEQMGVTLANTSYSVNIKERLDFSCAIFDPEGNLVANAPHMPVHLGSMGESVRVILEKRAGQMKPGDAFVLNAPYAGGTHIPDVTVVTPVFLKGESSPLFYTAARGHHADIGGITPGSMPPFSKHISEEGVLLDNVQLVREGIFLEDELTAILTHDAHPVRNVTQNIADLRAQVASCNKGATELAKMVEHFGREVVVAYMKHVQDNAEESVRRVIHKLTDGEFGVDLDDGSHIHVKVSIDRASRSATVDFTGTSAQRPSNFNAPRSVSRAVVLYVFRTLVDDEIPMNAGCLKPIEIVIPDGSMLSPVYPAAVVAGNVEVSQAATNCLYGALGVLAGAYGTMTNFTFGNEAYQYYETISGGSGAGPTFDGTSVVQCHMTNSRLTDPEVLEFRYPVRVDSHTIHPGTGGRGAHHGGDGADRRIRFLEPMTAAILGNNRVNRPHGMAGGEPGAPAKNWVERAGGGREDFGHICEVEMQRDDVFVIQTPGGGGFGKPH, encoded by the coding sequence ATGAAAACAAGTGACAGCGGTCGGCCCGCAAGCAGCAGTCAGTGGCAATTCTGGGTCGACCGCGGCGGCACCTTCACCGACATCGTCGCCCGCCGTCCTGACGGCAGCCTGGTGACGCACAAGCTGCTGTCCGAAAACCCGGAGCGCTATCGCGACGCTGCCGTGCAAGGCGTGCGCGAGCTGCTGGGCGTCAAGCCCGGCGACGCGATCCCGGCCGAGCTCATCGAGGCCGTCAAGATGGGTACCACCGTCGCCACCAACGCGCTGCTCGAACGCAAGGGTGAGCGCACGCTGCTGGTCGTCTCGCGCGGCTTCCGTGACCAGCTGCGCATTGCCTACCAGGCGCGACCGAAGCTCTTCGTGCGCAAGATCGAGCTGCCCGAGCTGCTCTACGAGTCGGTGGTCGAAGTTGATGAGCGCGTCGGCGCACACGGTGATGTCGTAACCCCTCTCAACGAAGCCGCTGCTCGCGCTGATCTACAAGCAGCATTCAATAAGGGCTTCCGGGCCGTCGCCATCTGCCTGATGCACGGTTACCGCTACAGTGCCCACGAAAATGCGCTGAAGGCGATTGCGCAACAGATTGGCTTCCCCCAGATCAGCGTGTCGCACGAGGTGTCGCCGCTCATGAAGTTCGTGTCGCGTGGCGACACCACGGTGGTCGACGCCTACCTTTCACCGATCCTGCGCCGCTATGTCGAGCAGGTGCAATCGTCGCTCGGCGACGTGCGGCTGCAGTTCATGCAGAGCTCGGGCGGGCTGACCGATGCCCACCGCTTTCAAGGCAAGGACGCGATCCTGTCCGGCCCGGCCGGCGGCATCGTCGGTGCCGCAGCCGTGACCCAGCTCGCCGGCTTCGACAAGATGATCGGCTTCGACATGGGCGGCACCTCGACCGACGTGACGCACTTCGCGGGCGAGTACGAGCGCGCGTTCGAGACCGAGGTCGCCGGGGTGCGGCTGCGCGCCCCGATCATGCAGATCCACACCGTCGCGGCGGGCGGCGGCTCGATCTGCACGTTCGACGGCAGCAAGTTCCGCGTCGGCCCCGAGAGCGCCGGCGCCAACCCGGGGCCGGCCGCGTATCGCCGTGGCGGACCGCTGACCGTGACCGACTGCAACGTGATGGTCGGCAAACTGCGGCCCGAGCTGTTCCCGGCCGTGTTCGGCCCGGGCGGCGACCAGCCGCTCGACACCGGCGCCGTGATCGCCAAGTTCGCGCAGCTCGCGGCCGAGGTCGAGCGTGCGACCGGACAGAAGAAGACGCCCGAGGCGATCGCGGCGGGCTTCCTGCGCATCGCCGTTGAGAACATGGCCAACGCGATCAAGCACATCAGTGTGCAGCGCGGCTACGACGTCACCGAATACACGCTGACCTGCTTCGGCGGCGCCGGCGGCCAGCACGCCTGCCTGGTGGCCGACGCGCTCGGCATGCAGCGTGTCTACATCCACCCGTTCGCAGGCGTGCTGTCGGCCTACGGCATGGGGCTCGCCGACGTGCGCACGCTGCGTCAGGCGGCCGTCGAGAAGCCGCTCAGCGATGAGCTGCTGGCGGCGCTGGGCAGCGAGTTCACCACCCTGGGCAGCGGCGCGCGCGGCGACGTCGAGGCGCAGGGCCTCGCGCCGGCGCAGGTGCGCGTGGTCAACACCGTCGCGCTCAAGTACGACGGCACCGACACCACGATCGAGCTGCCGGTGACGGCCACGACGCGCCAGGCCACGCTGGTCGAGGCGTTCGAGACGACCTACCGCCAGCGCTACGGCTTTTTGATGCCGGGCCGCGCGCTGGTCATCGAGGCGATCTCGGCCGAGGCGATCGGGCAGACGCAGTCGGCCAGCGAGGCTGCGCCGGTGCTGGCCGCGCGCCCCGCGGGCCTGCTGGCCCGCGCGCAGGTGCACGCCTGGATGGACGATGCCGACCGCGAGACCGGCGTCTACTACCGCGAGGATTTGCGGCCCGGCGACGTGATCACCGGCCCGGCGATCATCAAGGAGCCGATCGCGACGACGGTCGTCGAGCCCGAGTGGCGCGCGCTGGTGACGCCGCTCAATCATCTGGTGCTCGAACGCACCCAGGTCAAGCAGCGCGCGCATGCCATCGGCACCACGGCCGACCCGGTGCTGCTCGAGGTGTTCAACAACCTGTTCATGGCGATCGCCGAGCAGATGGGCGTCACGCTCGCCAACACCAGCTATTCGGTCAACATCAAGGAGCGGCTCGACTTCTCGTGCGCGATCTTCGACCCCGAGGGCAACCTGGTCGCCAACGCGCCGCACATGCCGGTGCACCTCGGGTCGATGGGCGAGAGCGTGCGCGTAATCCTCGAAAAGCGCGCCGGCCAGATGAAGCCGGGTGACGCCTTCGTGCTCAACGCGCCGTACGCCGGCGGCACCCACATCCCCGACGTCACGGTGGTGACGCCCGTTTTCCTCAAGGGCGAGTCCTCGCCTCTTTTTTATACGGCCGCGCGCGGCCACCATGCCGACATTGGCGGCATCACGCCGGGCTCGATGCCGCCGTTCTCGAAGCACATCAGCGAAGAGGGCGTGCTGCTCGACAACGTGCAGCTGGTGCGCGAGGGCATCTTTCTCGAGGACGAGCTGACCGCGATCCTGACCCACGACGCCCACCCGGTGCGCAACGTCACGCAGAACATCGCCGACCTGCGCGCGCAGGTTGCCAGCTGCAACAAGGGCGCGACCGAGCTGGCCAAGATGGTCGAGCATTTCGGCCGCGAGGTCGTCGTGGCGTACATGAAGCACGTGCAGGACAACGCCGAGGAGAGCGTGCGCCGCGTGATCCACAAGCTGACCGATGGCGAGTTCGGCGTCGACCTCGACGACGGCAGCCACATCCACGTCAAGGTGTCGATCGACCGCGCATCGCGCTCGGCGACCGTCGACTTCACGGGCACCTCGGCGCAGCGGCCCAGCAACTTCAACGCGCCACGCAGCGTCAGCCGCGCCGTGGTCCTGTATGTGTTCCGCACGCTGGTCGACGACGAGATCCCGATGAACGCCGGCTGCCTGAAGCCGATCGAGATCGTGATCCCGGACGGCAGCATGCTGTCGCCGGTCTACCCGGCGGCGGTGGTCGCCGGCAACGTCGAGGTGTCGCAGGCCGCAACCAACTGCCTGTACGGCGCGCTGGGCGTGCTGGCCGGTGCGTACGGCACGATGACCAATTTCACGTTCGGCAACGAGGCCTATCAGTATTACGAGACGATCTCGGGCGGCTCGGGCGCGGGCCCGACCTTCGACGGCACCAGCGTCGTGCAGTGCCACATGACCAATTCGCGGCTGACTGACCCCGAGGTGCTCGAATTCCGCTATCCGGTGCGCGTCGATTCGCACACTATCCATCCGGGCACCGGCGGCCGCGGCGCGCATCACGGCGGCGACGGTGCCGACCGCCGCATCCGCTTTCTCGAGCCGATGACCGCCGCGATCCTCGGCAACAACCGCGTCAACCGGCCGCATGGCATGGCGGGCGGCGAACCGGGCGCGCCGGCCAAAAACTGGGTCGAGCGCGCCGGCGGCGGCCGCGAAGACTTCGGTCACATCTGCGAGGTCGAGATGCAGCGCGACGACGTGTTCGTGATCCAGACGCCGGGCGGCGGCGGCTTCGGCAAGCCGCACTAG
- a CDS encoding PH domain-containing protein: MPLHAEFNPLIKPYLVITIGFSIAMTIIGLPVALIWFLGVGQWWARHYFEKLECVLSENSLRYRKGIIFQVEKTIPLENIQDVTFIEGPLLKRFHLSILKFETAGQSAGQAHDMKLIGIIDAHHYRSQILAARQALKRPRATAPAAMDAADRAQAEALRAIQKSLEEISALLKERLPKQ, from the coding sequence TTGCCGCTGCACGCCGAATTCAACCCGCTGATCAAACCTTATCTGGTCATCACCATCGGCTTTTCGATCGCGATGACGATCATCGGACTTCCAGTCGCGCTGATCTGGTTTCTCGGCGTCGGGCAATGGTGGGCGCGCCACTACTTCGAAAAGCTCGAATGCGTGCTGTCGGAGAACTCGCTGCGCTATCGCAAGGGCATCATCTTCCAGGTCGAAAAGACCATCCCGCTCGAGAACATCCAGGACGTGACCTTCATCGAGGGGCCGCTGCTCAAGCGCTTCCACCTGAGCATCCTGAAGTTCGAGACCGCGGGCCAGAGCGCCGGCCAGGCGCACGACATGAAGCTGATCGGCATCATCGACGCCCACCATTACCGCTCGCAGATCCTGGCGGCGCGGCAGGCGCTCAAGCGTCCGCGCGCCACCGCCCCGGCCGCCATGGACGCCGCCGACCGCGCTCAGGCCGAGGCGCTGCGCGCCATCCAGAAGAGCCTGGAGGAGATCAGCGCGCTGCTCAAGGAACGGTTGCCGAAGCAGTAA
- a CDS encoding AIR synthase-related protein, producing MSTPAAPSATNPNPDTLTYEQAGVNYDQVDPVKLLAQQSARATAVQLAQHGVSEIAASRGESAYVVDAGPFYLASIVECLGTKILVADAVYRETGKSFYGAIAQDTIAMAVNDLITVGATPLVVQAYWAAGGSDWFADRQRASDLIAGWKAACDVCGVSWGGGETPALAGVVEGGTIDLGASCTGIVQPKSRLSLGDKLAAGDAIVLLASSGIHANGVSLARKLAERLPQGYQTDVGNGQRFGEAILAPTVLYVPVTEALAKAGVDVHYCVNVTGHGWRKLLRHPSALTYRIHTVPPVPPVLAFMQREAKLDSTEAYGTLNMGAGFAFFVRPDQAEQTVAIAKACGIDAWVAGQVEAGPKQAIIEPIGVTYSADDLKLR from the coding sequence ATGTCCACCCCGGCCGCCCCGTCTGCGACAAATCCGAATCCCGACACCCTTACCTACGAGCAGGCAGGGGTCAATTACGATCAGGTCGATCCGGTCAAATTGCTCGCACAGCAATCGGCCCGTGCCACCGCAGTGCAACTCGCGCAGCACGGCGTCAGCGAAATCGCGGCGTCGCGGGGCGAATCGGCTTATGTGGTTGATGCCGGGCCGTTCTACTTGGCCTCCATCGTGGAGTGCCTTGGCACCAAGATCCTGGTTGCCGACGCCGTGTACCGCGAGACTGGCAAAAGCTTCTACGGGGCCATCGCGCAGGACACCATCGCCATGGCGGTGAACGATCTGATCACTGTCGGTGCCACGCCGCTGGTCGTGCAGGCGTACTGGGCTGCGGGCGGCAGCGACTGGTTCGCCGACCGCCAGCGTGCATCCGATCTGATCGCTGGCTGGAAGGCGGCCTGCGATGTCTGCGGCGTGTCCTGGGGCGGCGGCGAAACTCCGGCGCTGGCGGGGGTGGTGGAGGGCGGCACCATTGATCTGGGCGCCAGTTGTACCGGCATCGTGCAGCCCAAGTCGCGGCTTTCACTGGGCGACAAGCTGGCGGCGGGCGATGCCATCGTGCTGCTGGCCTCCAGCGGCATCCACGCCAACGGCGTGTCGCTGGCGCGCAAGCTGGCCGAGCGCCTGCCGCAGGGCTATCAGACCGACGTTGGTAATGGCCAACGCTTCGGTGAAGCCATCCTTGCGCCCACCGTACTTTACGTGCCGGTCACCGAGGCGCTGGCCAAGGCGGGCGTCGATGTGCACTACTGTGTCAACGTCACCGGCCACGGCTGGCGCAAGCTATTGCGGCACCCGTCGGCGCTGACCTACCGTATTCACACCGTGCCGCCAGTGCCACCGGTGCTGGCCTTCATGCAGCGCGAAGCGAAGCTCGACAGCACCGAGGCGTACGGCACGCTCAATATGGGCGCCGGTTTCGCTTTTTTTGTGCGGCCCGACCAGGCCGAGCAGACCGTGGCCATCGCCAAAGCCTGCGGTATCGACGCCTGGGTCGCAGGCCAGGTTGAAGCTGGCCCCAAACAAGCGATCATCGAGCCGATCGGCGTGACCTACAGCGCCGACGATCTGAAGCTGCGATGA
- the mnmA gene encoding tRNA 2-thiouridine(34) synthase MnmA, whose translation MKVIVGLSGGVDSAVSAWLLKQQGHEVLGIFMKNWEDDDNSEYCSSREDLVDAVSVADHIGIDIEVVNFATEYKDRVFSYFLAEYQAGRTPNPDVLCNTEIKFAAFLDHAMRLGADKIATGHYAGVREAADGSGRFELLKGDDDSKDQSYFLHRLNQAQLSKAMFPLANIPKREVRVIAERERIPNFAKKDSTGICFIGERPFREFLERYLPKTPGRMVTSEGEDVGAHQGLAYYTLGQRGGLHIGGSRAGSGEPWYVAGKDMAGNRLIVVQGREHPALRRTDVPLVNTHWIAGSEPAAGSGYGGKTRYRQPDAACEYTPADATHSHATLHFHDAQWAPTPGQYAVLYQRNVCLGGGVIA comes from the coding sequence ATGAAAGTCATTGTTGGTCTCTCCGGCGGCGTCGATTCCGCCGTCTCTGCCTGGCTGCTCAAGCAGCAGGGCCATGAGGTGCTGGGCATCTTCATGAAAAACTGGGAAGACGACGACAACAGCGAATACTGCTCGTCGCGCGAGGACCTGGTCGACGCCGTCAGCGTCGCCGACCACATCGGCATTGACATCGAAGTCGTCAACTTCGCCACCGAATACAAGGACCGCGTGTTCTCGTACTTCCTGGCCGAATACCAGGCCGGCCGCACGCCGAACCCTGACGTGCTGTGCAACACCGAGATCAAGTTCGCAGCCTTCCTCGACCACGCCATGCGTCTGGGCGCCGACAAGATCGCGACCGGCCACTACGCCGGCGTACGCGAGGCGGCCGATGGTTCGGGGCGTTTCGAACTGCTCAAGGGCGACGACGACAGCAAGGACCAGTCGTATTTTCTGCACCGTTTGAATCAGGCGCAGCTGTCCAAAGCGATGTTCCCGCTGGCCAACATCCCCAAGCGTGAGGTGCGCGTGATCGCCGAGCGCGAACGCATCCCGAATTTCGCCAAGAAGGATTCGACCGGCATCTGCTTCATCGGCGAGCGGCCGTTCCGTGAATTTCTCGAGCGCTACCTGCCCAAGACGCCGGGCCGCATGGTCACGTCCGAAGGCGAGGACGTCGGCGCCCATCAGGGGCTCGCGTACTACACGCTGGGCCAGCGCGGCGGGCTTCATATTGGCGGCTCGCGCGCAGGCTCGGGTGAGCCCTGGTACGTGGCCGGCAAGGACATGGCAGGCAATCGGCTGATCGTCGTGCAGGGCCGCGAACATCCGGCCCTGCGTCGCACTGACGTGCCGCTGGTCAACACGCACTGGATCGCCGGCAGCGAACCCGCAGCGGGTAGCGGCTACGGTGGCAAGACACGCTACCGCCAGCCCGACGCCGCCTGCGAGTACACGCCTGCCGACGCTACCCACTCACACGCGACATTGCACTTCCATGATGCCCAGTGGGCGCCAACCCCCGGCCAGTACGCTGTGCTCTACCAGAGGAACGTGTGTCTGGGCGGCGGCGTGATTGCCTGA